The following proteins are co-located in the Eriocheir sinensis breed Jianghai 21 chromosome 1, ASM2467909v1, whole genome shotgun sequence genome:
- the LOC127010396 gene encoding 60S ribosomal protein L37a-like: MAKRTKKAGIVGKYGTRYGASLRKMIKKMEITQHKRHICTFCGKEAMRRQATGIWSCKPCRRTVAGGAYTYSTVAAAGVRSFIRRNKDLKEKEAA; this comes from the exons GCCAAGAGGACCAAGAAGGCCGGGATCGTGGGGAAGTACGGCACCCGCTATGGCGCCTCCCTGCGTAAGATGATCAAGAAGATGGAGATCACGCAGCACAAGAGGCACATCTGCACCTTCTGCGGCAAG GAGGCGATGAGGCGCCAAGCAACCGGCATCTGGTCCTGCAAGCCCTGCCGCCGCACCGTGGCTGGCGGCGCCTACACCTACTCCACCGTTGCTGCCGCTGGTGTGCGTTCATTCATCAGGAGGAACAAGGACCTCAAGGAAAAGGAAGCCGCGTAA